One window of the Saccopteryx bilineata isolate mSacBil1 chromosome 2, mSacBil1_pri_phased_curated, whole genome shotgun sequence genome contains the following:
- the TBKBP1 gene encoding TANK-binding kinase 1-binding protein 1 isoform X2 — MESMFEDDISILTQEALGPGEVWLDTPGDPSLGGDMCSASHFALITAYGDIKERLGGLERENATLRRRLKVYEIKYPLISDFGEEHAFSLYEIKDGSLLEVEKVSLQQRLNQFQHELQKNKEQEEQLGEMIQAYEKLCVEKSELETELGEMRALVETHLRQICGLEQQLRQQQGLRDTAFSSLSPPPAPAPHCADLDLHYLALRGGPGLSLGWPGPTPSVSELERRRLEEALEAAQGEARGAQLREEQLQAECERLQGELKQLQETRAQDLAANQSEREMAWVQRVGDDQVNLALAYTELTEELGRLRELSSLQGRILRTLLQEQARSGGHRHSPLSQRHSPAPQCPSPSPPARAAPPCPPCQSPVPQRRSPGPPCPSPQQRRSPASPSCPSPVPQRRSPVPLCQSPSPQRRSPGPPACPAPPPRPPPPLPPPGERTLAERAYAKPPSHHAKAGFQGRRSYSELAEGAGYVGASQPWLQAEAATLPKPRAYGATELYGPGRPLSPRCAFEGIRLRFEKQPSEEEEWSVPPSPPSPEAGTIRCASFCAGFPIPESPAATAYAHAEHAQSWPSINLLMETVGSDIRSCPLCQLGFPVGYPDDALIKHIDSHLENSKI; from the exons ATGGAGTCCATGTTTGAGGATGACATCAGTATCCTGACCCAGGAAGCCCTGGGACCCGGTGAGGTGTGGCTGGACACTCCCGGAGACCCCTCCCTGGGGGGAGACATGTGCTCTGCCTCTCACTTTGCCCTCATCACGGCCTATGGAGACATCAAGGAGCGGCTGGGAGGCCTGGAAAGGGAGAATGCCACCCTCCGCCGCCGACTAAAAGTCTATGAGATCAAG TACCCACTGATCAGTGACTTTGGAGAGGAGCATGCCTTCTCTCTGTATGAAATCAAGGATGGCTCCCTGTTGGAGGTGGAGAAAGTCAGTCTACAGCAACGGCTCAACCAGTTCCAGCATGAG ttgcagaagAATAAGGAGCAGGAAGAACAGCTCGGGGAGATGATCCAGGCTTACGAGAAACTCTGTGTGGAGAAGAGCGAGCTGGAGACAGAACTGGGGGAAATG AGGGCCCTGGTGGAGACCCACCTGCGGCAGATCTGTGGTTTGGAGCAGCAGCTGCGGCAGCAACAAGGCCTCCGGGACACAGCTTTCTCCAGCCTGAGCCCCCCGCCGGCCCCGGCCCCACACTGTGCCGATCTGGACCTGCACTACTTGGCTCTGAGAGGAGGACCTGGCTTGAGTCTCG GCTGGCCAGGCCCCACACCGAGTGTGAGTGAGCTGGAGCGAAGGCGCCTGGAAGAGGCTTTGGAGGCTGCACAGGGAGAGGCCCGGGGAGCTCAGCTCCGGGAGGAGCAGCTCCAGGCCGAGTGCGAGCGGCTGCAGGGGGAGCTGAAGCAGCTGCAGGAGACCCGCGCCCAG GATCTGGCTGCCAACCAGTCGGAGCGGGAGATGGCTTGGGTGCAAAGAGTTGGGGATGACCA GGTGAACTTGGCGCTGGCTTACACGGAGCTGACGGAGGAGCTGGGCCGGCTCCGGGAGCTGAGTTCTCTGCAGGGGAGGATCCTGAGAACCCTGCTGCAGGAGCAGGCCAGGAGCGGTG GCCACAGACACTCGCCGCTGTCGCAGCGCCACTCCCCGGCCCCCCAGTGCCCCTCACCATCTCCGCCGGCCCGGGCGGCACCCCCGTGTCCCCCGTGCCAGTCCCCCGTCCCCCAGCGCCGCTCCCCCGGCCCCCCGTGCCCCTCGCCCCAGCAGCGCCGCTCGCCGGCCTCGCCCTCCTGCCCATCGCCGGTGCCGCAGCGCCGCTCGCCGGTGCCGCTGTGCCAGTCCCCCAGCCCGCAGCGCCGCTCCCCGGGGCCCCCGGCCTGCCCGGCCCCGCCGCCCCGGCCGCCGCCGCCCCTCCCGCCGCCTGGGGAGAGGACGCTGGCCGAGCGCGCCTACGCCAAGCCGCCCAGCCACCACGCGAAGGCCGGCTTCCAGGGACGGCGCAGCTACTCGGAGCTGGCCGAGGGCGCGGGCTACGTGGGCgcctcccagccctggctgcaggcCGAGGCGGCCACGCTGCCCAAGCCGCGGGCCTACGGCGCCACTGAGCTCTACGGCCCCGGCAGGCCGCTCAGCCCGCGGTGCGCCTTCGAGGGCATCCGCCTGCGCTTCGAGAAGCAGCCGTCGGAGGAGGAAGAGTGGTCTGTGCCCCCCAGCCCGCCCAGCCCGGAGGCGGGCACCATCCGCTGCGCCTCGTTCTGCGCAGGTTTCCCCATTCCCGAGTCGCCCGCAGCCACGGCCTACGCCCACGCCGAACATGCGCAGTCCTGGCCGTCCATCAAC CTGCTGATGGAGACAGTGGGCTCTGACATCCGCAGTTGCCCCCTCTGCCAACTGGGTTTCCCTGTCGGGTACCCAGATGACGCCCTCATCAAACACATTGACTCCCACCTGGAGAACAGCAAGATCTAG
- the TBKBP1 gene encoding TANK-binding kinase 1-binding protein 1 isoform X3 gives MESMFEDDISILTQEALGPGEVWLDTPGDPSLGGDMCSASHFALITAYGDIKERLGGLERENATLRRRLKVYEIKYPLISDFGEEHAFSLYEIKDGSLLEVEKVSLQQRLNQFQHELQKNKEQEEQLGEMIQAYEKLCVEKSELETELGEMRALVETHLRQICGLEQQLRQQQGLRDTAFSSLSPPPAPAPHCADLDLHYLALRGGPGLSLAGWPGPTPSVSELERRRLEEALEAAQGEARGAQLREEQLQAECERLQGELKQLQETRAQDLAANQSEREMAWVQRVGDDQVNLALAYTELTEELGRLRELSSLQGRILRTLLQEQARSGGHRHSPLSQRHSPAPQCPSPSPPARAAPPCPPCQSPVPQRRSPGPPCPSPQQRRSPASPSCPSPVPQRRSPVPLCQSPSPQRRSPGPPACPAPPPRPPPPLPPPGERTLAERAYAKPPSHHAKAGFQGRRSYSELAEGAGYVGASQPWLQAEAATLPKPRAYGATELYGPGRPLSPRCAFEGIRLRFEKQPSEEEEWSVPPSPPSPEAGTIRCASFCAGFPIPESPAATAYAHAEHAQSWPSINMSWQAEHTYLLIHTSCGPYALGWGVDAELVEAADGDSGL, from the exons ATGGAGTCCATGTTTGAGGATGACATCAGTATCCTGACCCAGGAAGCCCTGGGACCCGGTGAGGTGTGGCTGGACACTCCCGGAGACCCCTCCCTGGGGGGAGACATGTGCTCTGCCTCTCACTTTGCCCTCATCACGGCCTATGGAGACATCAAGGAGCGGCTGGGAGGCCTGGAAAGGGAGAATGCCACCCTCCGCCGCCGACTAAAAGTCTATGAGATCAAG TACCCACTGATCAGTGACTTTGGAGAGGAGCATGCCTTCTCTCTGTATGAAATCAAGGATGGCTCCCTGTTGGAGGTGGAGAAAGTCAGTCTACAGCAACGGCTCAACCAGTTCCAGCATGAG ttgcagaagAATAAGGAGCAGGAAGAACAGCTCGGGGAGATGATCCAGGCTTACGAGAAACTCTGTGTGGAGAAGAGCGAGCTGGAGACAGAACTGGGGGAAATG AGGGCCCTGGTGGAGACCCACCTGCGGCAGATCTGTGGTTTGGAGCAGCAGCTGCGGCAGCAACAAGGCCTCCGGGACACAGCTTTCTCCAGCCTGAGCCCCCCGCCGGCCCCGGCCCCACACTGTGCCGATCTGGACCTGCACTACTTGGCTCTGAGAGGAGGACCTGGCTTGAGTCTCG CAGGCTGGCCAGGCCCCACACCGAGTGTGAGTGAGCTGGAGCGAAGGCGCCTGGAAGAGGCTTTGGAGGCTGCACAGGGAGAGGCCCGGGGAGCTCAGCTCCGGGAGGAGCAGCTCCAGGCCGAGTGCGAGCGGCTGCAGGGGGAGCTGAAGCAGCTGCAGGAGACCCGCGCCCAG GATCTGGCTGCCAACCAGTCGGAGCGGGAGATGGCTTGGGTGCAAAGAGTTGGGGATGACCA GGTGAACTTGGCGCTGGCTTACACGGAGCTGACGGAGGAGCTGGGCCGGCTCCGGGAGCTGAGTTCTCTGCAGGGGAGGATCCTGAGAACCCTGCTGCAGGAGCAGGCCAGGAGCGGTG GCCACAGACACTCGCCGCTGTCGCAGCGCCACTCCCCGGCCCCCCAGTGCCCCTCACCATCTCCGCCGGCCCGGGCGGCACCCCCGTGTCCCCCGTGCCAGTCCCCCGTCCCCCAGCGCCGCTCCCCCGGCCCCCCGTGCCCCTCGCCCCAGCAGCGCCGCTCGCCGGCCTCGCCCTCCTGCCCATCGCCGGTGCCGCAGCGCCGCTCGCCGGTGCCGCTGTGCCAGTCCCCCAGCCCGCAGCGCCGCTCCCCGGGGCCCCCGGCCTGCCCGGCCCCGCCGCCCCGGCCGCCGCCGCCCCTCCCGCCGCCTGGGGAGAGGACGCTGGCCGAGCGCGCCTACGCCAAGCCGCCCAGCCACCACGCGAAGGCCGGCTTCCAGGGACGGCGCAGCTACTCGGAGCTGGCCGAGGGCGCGGGCTACGTGGGCgcctcccagccctggctgcaggcCGAGGCGGCCACGCTGCCCAAGCCGCGGGCCTACGGCGCCACTGAGCTCTACGGCCCCGGCAGGCCGCTCAGCCCGCGGTGCGCCTTCGAGGGCATCCGCCTGCGCTTCGAGAAGCAGCCGTCGGAGGAGGAAGAGTGGTCTGTGCCCCCCAGCCCGCCCAGCCCGGAGGCGGGCACCATCCGCTGCGCCTCGTTCTGCGCAGGTTTCCCCATTCCCGAGTCGCCCGCAGCCACGGCCTACGCCCACGCCGAACATGCGCAGTCCTGGCCGTCCATCAAC ATGTCCTGGCAGGCTGAGCATACATACCTCCTTATACACACCTCCTGTGGACCCTATGCCCTGGGTTGGGGAGTGGATGCTGAACTGGTGGAAG CTGCTGATGGAGACAGTGGGCTCTGA
- the TBKBP1 gene encoding TANK-binding kinase 1-binding protein 1 isoform X1, whose amino-acid sequence MESMFEDDISILTQEALGPGEVWLDTPGDPSLGGDMCSASHFALITAYGDIKERLGGLERENATLRRRLKVYEIKYPLISDFGEEHAFSLYEIKDGSLLEVEKVSLQQRLNQFQHELQKNKEQEEQLGEMIQAYEKLCVEKSELETELGEMRALVETHLRQICGLEQQLRQQQGLRDTAFSSLSPPPAPAPHCADLDLHYLALRGGPGLSLAGWPGPTPSVSELERRRLEEALEAAQGEARGAQLREEQLQAECERLQGELKQLQETRAQDLAANQSEREMAWVQRVGDDQVNLALAYTELTEELGRLRELSSLQGRILRTLLQEQARSGGHRHSPLSQRHSPAPQCPSPSPPARAAPPCPPCQSPVPQRRSPGPPCPSPQQRRSPASPSCPSPVPQRRSPVPLCQSPSPQRRSPGPPACPAPPPRPPPPLPPPGERTLAERAYAKPPSHHAKAGFQGRRSYSELAEGAGYVGASQPWLQAEAATLPKPRAYGATELYGPGRPLSPRCAFEGIRLRFEKQPSEEEEWSVPPSPPSPEAGTIRCASFCAGFPIPESPAATAYAHAEHAQSWPSINLLMETVGSDIRSCPLCQLGFPVGYPDDALIKHIDSHLENSKI is encoded by the exons ATGGAGTCCATGTTTGAGGATGACATCAGTATCCTGACCCAGGAAGCCCTGGGACCCGGTGAGGTGTGGCTGGACACTCCCGGAGACCCCTCCCTGGGGGGAGACATGTGCTCTGCCTCTCACTTTGCCCTCATCACGGCCTATGGAGACATCAAGGAGCGGCTGGGAGGCCTGGAAAGGGAGAATGCCACCCTCCGCCGCCGACTAAAAGTCTATGAGATCAAG TACCCACTGATCAGTGACTTTGGAGAGGAGCATGCCTTCTCTCTGTATGAAATCAAGGATGGCTCCCTGTTGGAGGTGGAGAAAGTCAGTCTACAGCAACGGCTCAACCAGTTCCAGCATGAG ttgcagaagAATAAGGAGCAGGAAGAACAGCTCGGGGAGATGATCCAGGCTTACGAGAAACTCTGTGTGGAGAAGAGCGAGCTGGAGACAGAACTGGGGGAAATG AGGGCCCTGGTGGAGACCCACCTGCGGCAGATCTGTGGTTTGGAGCAGCAGCTGCGGCAGCAACAAGGCCTCCGGGACACAGCTTTCTCCAGCCTGAGCCCCCCGCCGGCCCCGGCCCCACACTGTGCCGATCTGGACCTGCACTACTTGGCTCTGAGAGGAGGACCTGGCTTGAGTCTCG CAGGCTGGCCAGGCCCCACACCGAGTGTGAGTGAGCTGGAGCGAAGGCGCCTGGAAGAGGCTTTGGAGGCTGCACAGGGAGAGGCCCGGGGAGCTCAGCTCCGGGAGGAGCAGCTCCAGGCCGAGTGCGAGCGGCTGCAGGGGGAGCTGAAGCAGCTGCAGGAGACCCGCGCCCAG GATCTGGCTGCCAACCAGTCGGAGCGGGAGATGGCTTGGGTGCAAAGAGTTGGGGATGACCA GGTGAACTTGGCGCTGGCTTACACGGAGCTGACGGAGGAGCTGGGCCGGCTCCGGGAGCTGAGTTCTCTGCAGGGGAGGATCCTGAGAACCCTGCTGCAGGAGCAGGCCAGGAGCGGTG GCCACAGACACTCGCCGCTGTCGCAGCGCCACTCCCCGGCCCCCCAGTGCCCCTCACCATCTCCGCCGGCCCGGGCGGCACCCCCGTGTCCCCCGTGCCAGTCCCCCGTCCCCCAGCGCCGCTCCCCCGGCCCCCCGTGCCCCTCGCCCCAGCAGCGCCGCTCGCCGGCCTCGCCCTCCTGCCCATCGCCGGTGCCGCAGCGCCGCTCGCCGGTGCCGCTGTGCCAGTCCCCCAGCCCGCAGCGCCGCTCCCCGGGGCCCCCGGCCTGCCCGGCCCCGCCGCCCCGGCCGCCGCCGCCCCTCCCGCCGCCTGGGGAGAGGACGCTGGCCGAGCGCGCCTACGCCAAGCCGCCCAGCCACCACGCGAAGGCCGGCTTCCAGGGACGGCGCAGCTACTCGGAGCTGGCCGAGGGCGCGGGCTACGTGGGCgcctcccagccctggctgcaggcCGAGGCGGCCACGCTGCCCAAGCCGCGGGCCTACGGCGCCACTGAGCTCTACGGCCCCGGCAGGCCGCTCAGCCCGCGGTGCGCCTTCGAGGGCATCCGCCTGCGCTTCGAGAAGCAGCCGTCGGAGGAGGAAGAGTGGTCTGTGCCCCCCAGCCCGCCCAGCCCGGAGGCGGGCACCATCCGCTGCGCCTCGTTCTGCGCAGGTTTCCCCATTCCCGAGTCGCCCGCAGCCACGGCCTACGCCCACGCCGAACATGCGCAGTCCTGGCCGTCCATCAAC CTGCTGATGGAGACAGTGGGCTCTGACATCCGCAGTTGCCCCCTCTGCCAACTGGGTTTCCCTGTCGGGTACCCAGATGACGCCCTCATCAAACACATTGACTCCCACCTGGAGAACAGCAAGATCTAG